A section of the Citrobacter farmeri genome encodes:
- the iadA gene encoding beta-aspartyl-peptidase — protein MPDLSFAEFTLLQGAHLYTPEDQGICDVFLANGKIIAVARDISPHLVPDCKVINLKGRILCPGFIDQHVHLIGGGGEAGPTTRTPEVRLSKLTEAGVTTVIGLLGTDSVTRHPESLLAKTRALNEEGITAWMLTGAYHVPSPTITGSVEKDVALIDRVIGVKCAVSDHRSAAPGDYHLANMAAESRVGGLLGGKPGVSVFHMGDSKKGLKPLYDILENSDVPMSKLLPTHVNRNEALFEEALAFALKGGTIDITSGIPDPVAPAEGVARAVKAGIPLARITVSSDGNGSQPLFDDAGKLTGIGVAGFESLLETVQSLINDYGFTLTDALRPLTTSVATFLNLSTKGEIAPGKDADLLVMTPELRIEQVYAHGKRMVVDGKACVKGTFE, from the coding sequence ATGCCTGATTTATCCTTTGCAGAATTTACGTTGCTGCAGGGTGCACACCTTTACACTCCTGAAGACCAGGGGATTTGCGACGTGTTTCTCGCCAACGGCAAGATTATTGCCGTAGCACGCGATATCTCTCCACACCTTGTACCGGATTGTAAGGTTATCAATCTCAAAGGGCGGATTCTGTGTCCTGGCTTTATCGATCAGCATGTTCACCTGATTGGCGGCGGCGGCGAAGCGGGTCCCACGACCCGAACGCCAGAAGTGAGACTGAGCAAACTGACCGAAGCCGGGGTCACGACCGTCATTGGTTTGCTCGGCACTGACTCTGTGACTCGCCATCCGGAATCCCTGCTGGCGAAAACCCGGGCGCTAAATGAAGAAGGGATCACCGCCTGGATGTTAACCGGCGCTTACCATGTCCCTTCACCGACAATCACCGGTTCCGTAGAAAAAGATGTGGCGCTGATAGATCGCGTCATCGGCGTAAAATGCGCCGTCTCTGACCACCGCTCTGCCGCCCCTGGTGATTATCACCTGGCAAACATGGCAGCGGAATCCCGCGTGGGTGGACTGCTGGGCGGCAAACCTGGGGTTAGCGTGTTCCATATGGGTGACAGCAAAAAGGGGCTCAAACCGCTGTATGACATTCTGGAAAACAGCGATGTGCCGATGAGTAAGCTGCTTCCCACCCACGTTAACCGCAATGAGGCACTGTTCGAAGAAGCTCTGGCCTTTGCTCTCAAAGGCGGAACTATCGATATCACCAGCGGTATTCCCGATCCGGTTGCGCCGGCGGAGGGTGTGGCGCGTGCAGTGAAAGCCGGTATACCGCTTGCCCGGATAACGGTCAGTTCTGATGGTAATGGTAGCCAGCCGTTATTTGATGATGCCGGGAAACTGACCGGAATTGGCGTGGCGGGCTTCGAGAGTTTGCTCGAAACCGTACAATCGCTAATAAACGATTACGGATTTACCCTGACCGATGCACTGCGTCCGCTGACGACCAGTGTGGCGACCTTTCTTAACCTTTCCACTAAAGGCGAAATCGCCCCCGGGAAGGATGCCGACCTGCTGGTGATGACACCGGAATTGCGGATTGAGCAGGTTTATGCCCACGGCAAACGAATGGTGGTTGACGGTAAAGCCTGCGTGAAGGGCACCTTCGAGTAA
- a CDS encoding fimbrial biogenesis chaperone, translating into MFQQLYKTVAVGMIFISTAAISGIEIGGTRLVYNGNANQAAISVKNPDNKPYLIQSWVSKSENSDDSGSEFTTTPPLFKLNPNAQNSVRVILAENNLPSDRESVYWLNIKAIPSSSPDAKNELLIAVKSKMKLFYRPAGLKGDPSLAYQQLIFSREGGKLTVNNPTPYSVSLNEIKVNGKTITKPPMVLPFQTVTLPLSGITGGDVSWRAINDFGGVTTEQKVKM; encoded by the coding sequence ATGTTTCAGCAATTATATAAAACGGTTGCTGTGGGGATGATCTTTATCTCAACAGCGGCAATCAGTGGTATTGAAATAGGCGGTACGCGTCTTGTTTATAATGGTAACGCCAATCAGGCTGCAATCAGTGTTAAAAACCCGGACAACAAACCATATTTAATTCAGTCATGGGTGAGTAAAAGTGAAAATAGTGATGATAGTGGCAGCGAATTTACCACGACGCCACCCTTGTTTAAATTAAATCCAAATGCTCAGAATTCTGTTCGTGTCATATTGGCAGAAAACAACTTACCCTCGGACAGGGAAAGCGTTTACTGGTTGAATATAAAAGCGATCCCTTCATCCTCTCCGGATGCGAAAAATGAATTGTTGATCGCGGTGAAAAGTAAAATGAAGCTCTTTTACCGCCCTGCTGGATTAAAAGGCGATCCGTCATTGGCATACCAGCAATTAATTTTTTCACGCGAGGGCGGGAAGTTAACGGTAAATAATCCAACGCCTTATAGCGTGTCGCTTAATGAAATAAAGGTGAACGGCAAGACGATAACTAAGCCTCCAATGGTATTACCATTTCAAACAGTAACGCTGCCTCTGTCAGGGATAACGGGGGGAGACGTATCGTGGCGTGCGATTAATGATTTTGGAGGCGTCACGACTGAACAAAAAGTTAAAATGTAG
- a CDS encoding helix-turn-helix transcriptional regulator: MKLSDSVFSDDYFFIVGISALLTPELIDENYYIVDVDESSIQRIAEYISPGRKIIAFITNDLDYYALNHLSNIAFIDKKRRINEILSCLFVNDARYAYRVKYTLSFRENEVLACMQKGMDANEIGKLLGMSMKTFYAHRRSLIFKLQLGNRVSLYRNIARVRMCKDFTYESDLP; the protein is encoded by the coding sequence ATGAAGTTGTCAGACTCCGTTTTTTCTGATGATTATTTTTTTATTGTCGGCATAAGTGCGTTGTTAACGCCGGAGTTGATTGATGAAAATTACTATATAGTTGATGTCGATGAGTCCAGTATTCAACGGATCGCAGAGTATATATCTCCAGGCAGGAAAATCATTGCATTTATCACCAATGATCTCGACTACTATGCCTTGAACCACTTGAGTAATATTGCTTTTATTGATAAGAAACGACGGATAAATGAAATTCTCTCATGTCTGTTTGTCAATGACGCGCGATATGCTTACCGAGTGAAATACACGCTTTCATTCCGGGAAAATGAAGTTCTTGCTTGTATGCAGAAAGGAATGGATGCGAATGAGATTGGTAAATTATTAGGCATGTCGATGAAGACATTTTATGCGCATCGCCGCAGTTTAATATTTAAACTTCAACTCGGTAATCGAGTGTCTCTGTATAGAAATATCGCACGAGTAAGAATGTGCAAAGATTTTACTTATGAATCTGACCTTCCATAA
- a CDS encoding ATP-binding protein: MMMNKWLLVVFIALSIGGHAVYAQQKPPVELELSGVNYISPVPVYLSEDDKRWLQQKKRLNVAVYGPGQPPLVLTMLTGRYRGMNADYLALIQHSLNTRISVMAYPGQTDAVEALKKGEVDMVLTGLEGQSWSDESVQRSLPLIHSWPNLVTSLGNVMAPLQSAQRTNVAIVNHYPDADFIRQSFPDAEIDNYSSYQEALNSVNNGRNTWFFGDSLTTSTWLSQEFSLALTTVKYWPAPQRKSYFLFLPAQQRLRDIVNNTLSAIDENVHGQIGQSMIDKSNLSFLIEPLNLTPREKQWLNNHKTLRVIINPWFAPYTMVDGSQQIRGIVGDILNLISLETGIQFETVVVKSNKEMIAEMKKGNWHIVQAATYDLSREDYLSYTHPFITTQFVAVTRKEEGKENVLRPGNHIAISADHTLLTTLKAQYTGIQWEEVENSSVALNLVATGKVDAAISNQLTARYLSEHYYPDQLSWIPLTGEEPAAISFAVPRSEPELRQILDKALDDIPQKEVLQIVSKWIRLPDVKIDTWELYNRPFYLVATLASLLILSTLLWAVYLSREVRVRKRSQRLLKEERNRALRANEEKREFLSHMSHEIRTPVSAIMGFLELLQLSPAKFSPEDKASVDQAAQASRSLLKLIGEILDLEKIESGLLEVVPQWKYPDDLIKDNITLFSALAAQKGIALRFDSRLDAREAMRLDPQLLGQVLTNIIGNAVKFTERGDVRISAVKHEQTLVISVTDSGPGMSEEEQRRLFTAFSQGKAGEHHRGSGLGLAISRALMKQMGGTIELQSEVNRGTTVTLSLPVQTSFDITPTVTDVDSPLPAFQGTLRILIADDLSFSRLLLKRQLATLGIMADEADNGEVALHYLQQREYDLLITDLNMPVMDGIELTRQVRKGNTRLVIWGLTATAQEHERERCLSAGMNACLFKPITLSQLSHLLSGVIETHDTVFDLERLAMLAQGNRELMLRALKDAQVENRCDLTAAYKASESGDYRLVKHHIHRINGTAQLLGVETLMKAAQSLEDKLPDAITVTELPGELEHIQALLEELDLAIEKFTP; encoded by the coding sequence ATGATGATGAATAAATGGCTGTTGGTGGTGTTTATTGCTTTATCAATAGGTGGGCATGCGGTTTATGCACAGCAAAAACCGCCTGTTGAACTGGAGCTGTCAGGGGTCAATTATATCTCGCCTGTGCCGGTTTATCTGAGTGAGGATGACAAACGTTGGCTGCAACAGAAAAAAAGACTCAACGTCGCTGTTTATGGTCCCGGTCAGCCGCCGCTTGTTCTGACAATGCTGACTGGACGTTATCGGGGAATGAATGCTGATTATCTGGCATTAATCCAACATTCCCTTAATACACGCATAAGTGTGATGGCGTATCCGGGGCAAACTGACGCGGTTGAGGCGCTCAAAAAGGGTGAAGTCGATATGGTATTGACCGGGCTGGAGGGGCAGTCCTGGAGTGACGAAAGTGTTCAGCGTTCTCTGCCCCTGATTCATTCCTGGCCCAATTTAGTGACTTCCCTTGGCAATGTGATGGCGCCATTGCAGAGTGCGCAACGTACAAATGTGGCAATTGTTAACCACTATCCGGATGCTGATTTTATCCGTCAGTCCTTTCCTGATGCCGAGATCGATAACTATAGCAGTTATCAGGAGGCGTTGAATTCCGTCAATAACGGACGCAATACCTGGTTTTTCGGTGATTCACTCACGACCAGTACCTGGCTTTCCCAGGAGTTCAGCCTTGCGCTGACGACGGTAAAGTATTGGCCAGCTCCGCAGAGAAAAAGTTACTTTCTATTTTTGCCCGCACAGCAACGTTTGCGGGACATTGTAAACAATACCCTTAGTGCAATTGATGAAAATGTTCATGGTCAAATTGGCCAGTCGATGATTGATAAAAGCAATCTCTCTTTCCTGATAGAACCTCTGAATCTGACGCCACGCGAAAAGCAGTGGTTGAATAATCATAAAACACTACGTGTGATTATTAATCCCTGGTTTGCACCCTACACGATGGTTGATGGCAGCCAGCAGATCCGAGGTATTGTTGGCGACATCCTTAATTTGATTAGCCTGGAAACAGGTATTCAGTTTGAGACCGTTGTCGTCAAATCGAATAAAGAGATGATCGCTGAAATGAAGAAAGGTAACTGGCATATTGTGCAGGCCGCAACCTATGATCTCAGCCGGGAAGATTATCTCTCTTATACTCACCCCTTTATCACCACACAATTCGTTGCCGTTACCAGAAAAGAGGAAGGTAAAGAGAATGTGTTGCGACCCGGTAATCATATTGCTATCAGTGCCGATCATACTTTACTGACTACGCTGAAGGCGCAATATACCGGCATTCAGTGGGAAGAGGTGGAAAATTCCAGCGTGGCATTGAATCTGGTCGCAACAGGAAAAGTGGATGCTGCCATTTCAAATCAGTTGACCGCGCGTTATCTGAGTGAACATTACTATCCCGATCAGCTTTCCTGGATACCGCTTACCGGAGAAGAGCCCGCGGCAATTAGTTTCGCGGTGCCCCGTTCTGAACCGGAGTTACGGCAAATTCTGGATAAAGCGTTAGATGATATTCCACAAAAAGAAGTCCTGCAGATCGTCAGCAAATGGATCCGTCTGCCGGATGTCAAAATAGATACCTGGGAGTTGTATAACAGGCCTTTTTATCTGGTGGCTACGTTAGCGTCGTTACTGATACTCAGCACCTTGTTATGGGCAGTCTATTTGTCGCGGGAAGTTCGCGTCAGAAAACGTTCTCAACGCTTACTCAAAGAGGAGCGGAACAGGGCTCTCAGGGCCAATGAGGAGAAGCGGGAATTTCTTTCTCATATGAGTCATGAGATACGCACTCCGGTAAGTGCCATTATGGGATTCCTTGAACTCCTGCAACTCTCTCCGGCAAAGTTTAGTCCGGAAGATAAAGCGTCAGTGGACCAGGCGGCTCAGGCCTCACGTTCGTTATTAAAATTAATCGGTGAGATCCTCGATCTGGAGAAGATTGAATCCGGCTTGTTAGAGGTCGTCCCTCAGTGGAAATATCCTGATGATCTGATAAAAGACAACATTACGCTATTTAGCGCGCTGGCGGCGCAAAAAGGGATCGCGCTACGTTTCGATTCTCGTTTAGACGCGCGTGAGGCAATGCGGCTGGATCCGCAATTACTGGGGCAAGTTCTCACCAATATTATTGGTAACGCGGTGAAATTTACCGAACGCGGTGATGTGCGAATTTCCGCAGTGAAACATGAGCAAACGCTGGTGATTTCGGTGACCGATTCTGGCCCTGGGATGAGCGAAGAAGAACAACGACGTTTATTCACCGCCTTTAGCCAGGGAAAAGCGGGAGAACATCATCGCGGTTCGGGACTTGGATTAGCAATCAGTCGGGCGTTAATGAAGCAAATGGGAGGAACAATCGAACTGCAAAGTGAGGTTAATCGGGGGACGACAGTGACGTTGAGCCTGCCAGTCCAGACGTCGTTTGATATCACGCCCACCGTTACGGACGTTGATTCACCTCTGCCAGCATTTCAAGGAACACTCCGGATATTAATCGCTGATGACCTCTCTTTCAGCCGGTTACTCCTGAAACGTCAGCTTGCAACATTGGGCATCATGGCGGATGAAGCCGACAATGGAGAGGTCGCATTACATTATCTTCAGCAAAGAGAGTATGACTTGTTGATTACCGATCTCAATATGCCCGTTATGGATGGTATTGAGCTTACCCGGCAGGTAAGAAAAGGTAATACGAGGCTTGTCATCTGGGGGCTCACGGCAACGGCGCAGGAGCATGAGCGCGAACGTTGCCTGTCGGCGGGAATGAATGCCTGTCTTTTTAAACCCATTACGTTGTCGCAGCTTTCTCATTTGCTCTCCGGTGTCATTGAGACCCACGACACCGTATTTGATCTCGAAAGACTGGCGATGCTGGCGCAAGGCAATCGGGAATTGATGCTTCGCGCATTAAAAGATGCGCAGGTAGAAAATCGCTGTGATTTAACAGCGGCTTATAAAGCCAGTGAGTCTGGTGATTATCGTCTGGTTAAACATCATATTCATCGCATTAACGGTACTGCTCAGCTATTGGGGGTTGAGACCTTAATGAAAGCTGCGCAGTCTTTGGAGGATAAACTCCCGGATGCTATTACTGTCACAGAACTGCCTGGTGAGCTTGAGCATATCCAGGCACTGTTGGAGGAACTGGATCTGGCAATCGAGAAATTCACACCTTAA
- a CDS encoding aspartate/glutamate racemase family protein: protein MKHTIGILGGMGPAATADMLEKFVELRSANCDQQHIPIIVSSIPDIPDRTACLLSGGPSPWHYLERYLHMLEDAGAECIVIPCNTAHYWFDDLRAVAKAEMISILDATLSDIPPGVTRVGLLATNATLATGLYQKKMIAQGLALIQPEEAGQEQVMQAIYALKSGDKAAAQSLLFPQIERLISHGAQVIIMGCTEIPLIVAGHENKFGRQFIDSTASLVHAAIRWYESWPDTQIEEPVQQVACV from the coding sequence ATGAAACATACCATTGGGATTCTGGGCGGCATGGGGCCTGCGGCAACGGCGGACATGCTGGAAAAATTTGTTGAATTGCGCAGCGCCAACTGCGATCAGCAGCATATTCCGATAATCGTTAGCTCAATTCCTGACATTCCCGATCGTACCGCCTGCCTGCTCTCCGGCGGCCCCTCTCCCTGGCACTATCTTGAGCGTTACCTGCACATGCTGGAAGATGCGGGGGCTGAATGCATCGTCATACCCTGTAACACCGCGCACTACTGGTTTGATGACTTACGGGCAGTGGCAAAGGCGGAAATGATCAGCATTCTGGATGCCACGCTGAGTGATATTCCCCCCGGCGTAACCCGCGTCGGCCTGCTGGCAACGAATGCCACGCTGGCGACGGGGTTATATCAGAAAAAAATGATAGCGCAGGGACTCGCTCTGATTCAGCCGGAAGAGGCCGGTCAGGAGCAGGTAATGCAGGCAATTTACGCATTGAAAAGCGGTGATAAGGCCGCCGCGCAAAGTTTGTTGTTTCCACAAATTGAGCGACTGATTTCCCACGGTGCGCAGGTCATTATTATGGGCTGCACCGAGATCCCGTTAATTGTGGCTGGGCATGAGAACAAATTTGGCCGCCAGTTTATTGATTCAACCGCCTCTCTGGTTCACGCCGCTATTCGCTGGTATGAGTCATGGCCAGATACGCAGATAGAAGAGCCTGTGCAACAGGTTGCCTGCGTTTGA
- the evgA gene encoding acid-sensing system DNA-binding response regulator EvgA: MSEIRSRTAIIVDDHPLARMAIRGVLEKDHITVLGEYEDGAIALNSLVKTTADIVVIDVEIPGVDGVALVEKLRMNRYPGVLVVVSAKNDRYYSKRCAQAGANAFISKKQNMDNILAAINAAQNGYTYFPFFPEEASEILTDSQRLESLSAQEMKVMGHVLSGLDNSQIGEIMHISGKTVSTYKTRLMEKLGCKSLIELLSFAHQNKLT, translated from the coding sequence ATGAGTGAAATACGTTCTCGCACGGCAATTATAGTGGACGATCATCCTCTGGCGCGTATGGCTATTCGTGGTGTGCTGGAGAAAGATCACATTACGGTTCTCGGGGAGTATGAAGACGGTGCGATTGCGCTGAACAGTCTGGTAAAAACGACAGCGGATATTGTGGTTATTGACGTAGAGATCCCCGGTGTCGATGGTGTAGCGCTGGTGGAGAAGCTCAGAATGAATCGCTATCCCGGTGTGCTGGTTGTTGTCTCCGCGAAAAACGATCGTTACTACAGCAAGCGCTGTGCGCAGGCGGGGGCGAACGCGTTTATCAGTAAAAAGCAGAACATGGATAACATCCTGGCGGCCATTAACGCCGCGCAGAATGGGTATACCTACTTTCCATTTTTCCCCGAAGAAGCCTCCGAAATCCTGACCGATTCGCAGCGTCTGGAGTCCCTTTCTGCACAAGAGATGAAGGTCATGGGGCATGTGCTGAGCGGTTTGGACAATTCGCAAATCGGCGAGATCATGCATATTAGTGGTAAAACCGTCAGTACTTATAAAACGCGACTAATGGAAAAACTCGGCTGTAAATCATTAATCGAACTGCTCTCTTTTGCTCACCAAAATAAGCTGACATGA
- a CDS encoding fimbrial protein, with product MKKIALISAMLSLSALQAANAADGVINFTGTITGTACVVDPSAIAQPVDLGTVSTAAFSGGNGATAAAKRFNIVLKSCPASVTSASIRFDGATNTANPSILALTSGQTATNVGVALYEQDSATLIPVGSSSASVTLLEDVNNTLTYFAKYMATGTVGAGTANASTSFTVTYQ from the coding sequence ATGAAAAAAATTGCACTGATTTCTGCGATGCTATCGCTTTCTGCTCTGCAAGCAGCTAATGCAGCCGATGGCGTCATTAATTTTACCGGAACAATTACGGGAACGGCGTGTGTGGTTGATCCTTCTGCGATTGCGCAACCCGTTGATCTGGGAACTGTTTCAACGGCGGCATTTTCTGGCGGGAATGGCGCAACAGCGGCAGCCAAGCGTTTTAATATTGTGTTGAAATCCTGTCCGGCGAGTGTAACCAGCGCCAGTATTCGGTTTGACGGTGCCACTAACACGGCGAATCCTTCGATTCTCGCTCTGACCTCGGGGCAAACGGCGACGAATGTCGGTGTTGCTCTTTATGAACAGGACAGCGCCACACTGATCCCGGTTGGCTCTTCTTCGGCTAGCGTGACGTTGTTGGAAGACGTCAACAATACGTTGACCTATTTCGCGAAATATATGGCCACAGGTACTGTCGGAGCGGGGACGGCAAATGCGTCAACCTCCTTCACGGTGACTTATCAGTAA
- a CDS encoding YjiG family protein translates to MTTQVRKNVMDMFIDGARRGFTIATTNLLPNVVMAFVIIQALKITGLLDWVGHICQPIMALWGLPGEAATVLLASLMSMGGAVGVSASLLAAGALNGHDVTVLLPAIYLMGNPVQNVGRCLGTAEVNAKYYPHIIAVCAINALLSIWVMQLIV, encoded by the coding sequence ATGACCACTCAGGTTCGCAAAAATGTCATGGACATGTTTATCGACGGTGCCCGCCGCGGCTTCACTATTGCCACCACTAACCTGCTGCCAAACGTGGTCATGGCGTTCGTCATTATTCAGGCGCTGAAAATTACCGGACTACTTGACTGGGTTGGGCACATTTGCCAGCCGATCATGGCGCTGTGGGGACTTCCCGGTGAAGCGGCCACCGTGCTGTTAGCGTCGCTAATGAGCATGGGCGGCGCGGTCGGCGTTTCCGCCAGTCTGCTCGCGGCAGGGGCATTGAATGGTCACGACGTAACGGTTCTGCTCCCGGCGATATACCTGATGGGTAACCCTGTGCAGAACGTGGGTCGCTGCCTCGGTACCGCCGAAGTGAACGCCAAATATTATCCCCATATCATTGCGGTGTGCGCCATCAACGCACTGCTGTCGATCTGGGTTATGCAACTCATTGTTTAA
- the hypT gene encoding hypochlorite stress DNA-binding transcriptional regulator HypT: protein MDVSGAGLYNIETKWLYDFLTLEKCRNFSQAAIIRNVSQPAFSRRIRALENAVGVELFNRQVSPLQLSEQGKIFHSQIRHLLQQLESNLAELRGGSDFMLRKIKIAAAHSLSLGLLPGIVSQMPTQFTWSVEAIDVDQAVDMLREGQSDFIFSYYDENLLQPPFANIHLFESQLFPVCASDVNGKPRYTLDQPSFPLLNYSQNSYMGRLINRTLTRHTELTFSTFFVSSMSELLKQVALDGCGIAWLPEYAIRQEIRNKQLIVLDQDELIIPIQAYAYRMDTRMTPLAERFWKELHHLRTVP, encoded by the coding sequence ATGGATGTGAGTGGTGCAGGTTTGTATAACATTGAAACGAAATGGCTGTATGACTTTCTGACACTGGAAAAGTGCCGAAACTTCTCCCAGGCTGCGATTATTCGTAATGTCTCACAACCCGCCTTCAGCCGTCGCATTCGCGCACTGGAAAACGCGGTTGGCGTTGAATTATTCAATCGTCAGGTCTCGCCGCTGCAACTCTCCGAGCAGGGAAAAATCTTTCACTCTCAGATACGTCATCTTCTACAACAGCTGGAAAGCAACCTGGCTGAGCTTCGTGGCGGTAGCGATTTCATGCTGCGAAAAATCAAGATTGCCGCGGCGCACTCGCTCTCACTGGGGCTGTTACCCGGTATTGTCAGCCAGATGCCAACGCAGTTTACCTGGTCGGTTGAAGCGATCGATGTCGATCAGGCTGTTGATATGTTGCGGGAAGGGCAAAGTGATTTTATTTTCTCTTATTATGACGAAAACTTGCTCCAGCCTCCGTTTGCCAATATTCATCTGTTTGAGTCGCAACTATTCCCCGTCTGCGCGAGCGATGTGAACGGAAAACCACGATACACACTCGACCAACCCTCTTTTCCGCTGCTCAACTATAGCCAAAACTCCTACATGGGGCGGCTGATCAACCGAACGTTAACCCGCCATACTGAGCTAACGTTCAGCACATTTTTTGTCTCTTCGATGAGTGAGTTGCTTAAACAGGTTGCGCTGGACGGGTGTGGAATCGCCTGGCTTCCGGAGTATGCGATTCGTCAGGAGATTCGTAATAAACAACTTATTGTGCTGGACCAGGACGAGCTGATTATTCCTATCCAGGCCTATGCCTACCGAATGGATACGCGGATGACGCCCCTGGCGGAGCGGTTCTGGAAGGAGCTGCACCACCTGCGTACGGTCCCCTGA
- a CDS encoding nucleoside recognition domain-containing protein yields MAQQGEQAALPLAAEKVGLKGYLAFFLTIIFFSGVFSGTEGWWRVFDFTVLNGSFGQIANGAGQTSVTFRGAGGTGAKDGFLFALELAPSVILSLGIISITDGLGGLRAAQQLMTPILKPLLGIPGICSLALIANLQNTDAAAGMTKELAQDGEITERDKVIFAAYQTSGSAIITNYFSSGVAVFAFLGTSVIVPLAVILVFKFVGANLLRIWINFEERRNPTQGAQA; encoded by the coding sequence ATGGCGCAACAAGGGGAACAGGCGGCGCTGCCGCTTGCAGCAGAAAAAGTCGGACTTAAAGGGTATCTGGCATTTTTTCTGACCATCATTTTCTTTTCCGGCGTATTTTCCGGAACGGAAGGCTGGTGGCGTGTTTTTGATTTTACCGTGTTGAACGGTTCATTTGGCCAAATCGCAAACGGGGCTGGACAAACGTCCGTAACCTTCCGGGGGGCGGGCGGTACTGGTGCAAAAGATGGTTTTCTTTTCGCGCTGGAACTCGCGCCATCTGTCATTTTGTCACTGGGCATTATTTCAATAACCGACGGTCTGGGCGGATTGCGCGCGGCTCAACAACTGATGACGCCAATCCTAAAGCCGCTGTTGGGCATTCCGGGCATCTGCTCGCTGGCGCTCATCGCGAACTTACAAAATACCGATGCGGCTGCGGGTATGACGAAAGAACTGGCGCAGGATGGCGAAATCACTGAGCGCGACAAAGTTATTTTTGCAGCCTACCAGACCAGCGGTAGCGCGATTATTACTAACTATTTTTCCTCTGGCGTCGCCGTCTTCGCATTTCTGGGAACGTCTGTTATCGTCCCGCTGGCCGTCATTCTGGTGTTTAAATTTGTCGGCGCGAATCTGCTACGTATCTGGATCAATTTTGAAGAACGCCGTAACCCAACGCAAGGAGCACAAGCATGA